From Thunnus maccoyii chromosome 21, fThuMac1.1, whole genome shotgun sequence, the proteins below share one genomic window:
- the nrbp2b gene encoding nuclear receptor-binding protein 2b isoform X1 — translation MTMSVPERKSGSEGKEEESEDESEILEESPCGRWQKRKEQVSQGNVPGVESASLAMDTEEGVEVVWNEVLFSDKKVFKAQEDKIKEMFENLMQVEHPNIVKFHKYWLDMKETHARVIFITEYMSSGSLKQFLKKTKKNHKTMNVKAWKRWCTQILSALSYLHSCDPPIIHGNLTCDTIFIQHNGLIKIGSVWHRLFVNVFPDASGKGRQHRDEQRNLHFFAPEYGAGEDDYSIDIFSFGICALEMAVLEIQANGDTAVSKEAIVNAGQSLEDPLMREFTQSCLRHEAKHRPTAHDLLFHRVLFEVHSLKLLAAHCLINNQYLLPENCVEEKTKSFDPNAVMAEIKHEDRQGVQLKYSHVSPLELDKFLEDVKNGIYPLMNFASSRPHPVPRALSLSQEQVETVKTPTPEPQETETRKVIQMHCNLESNEEGTKTHLSLFLKMDDKLHRQLSCDILPTDTSKDLASELVHYAFINEEDSEKVAGFLEDAISRHRVRALVSGSTQ, via the exons GTGAGCCAAGGTAATGTCCCAGGTGTGGAAAGTGCATCTCTGGCCATGGACACAGAGGAGGGCGTGGAGGTGGTTTGGAACGAAGTGCTCTTCTCTGACAAGAAGGTCTTCAAAGCACAGGAG GATAAGATCAAGGAGATGTTTGAGAACCTGATGCAGGTTGAACACCCCAACATTGTCAAGTTCCACAAATACTGGCTGGACATGAAGGAGACTCATGCTCgt GTTATATTCATCACAGAATACATGTCATCGGGCAGTCTCAAGCAGTTTCTGAAGAAAACCAAGAAGAACCACAAGACTATGAATGTGAAG GCCTGGAAGAGGTGGTGCACCCAGATTCTCTCTGCCCTCAG TTATCTGCACTCTTGTGACCCACCAATAATCCATGGCAACCTGACGTGCGACACCATCTTCATTCAGCACAACGGCCTCATCAAGATCGGCTCAG TGTGGCATCGGCTATTTGTTAATG TGTTCCCAGATGCCAGTGGTAAAGGGAGGCAACATCGCGATGAGCAGAGGaatcttcatttttttgctCCAGAATATGGTG CTGGCGAAGATGATTATTCCATAGACATTTTCTCCTTTGGCATCTGTGCTCTAGAG ATGGCAGTACTGGAGATCCAGGCCAATGGAGATACTGCTGTGTCCAAGGAGGCCATCGTCAATGCAGGTCAATCTCTGGAAGACCCTCTCATGAGA GAGTTCACCCAGTCTTGTTTGCGTCACGAAGCCAAGCACCGTCCTACCGCTCATGACCTTCTGTTCCACCGAGTCCTTTTCGAGGTCCACTCCCTCAAACTGCTGGCCGCCCACTGCCTCATCAACAACCAGT ACTTACTTCCAGAGAACTGTGTAGAGGAGAAAACCAAGTCCTTTGACCCAAATGCTGTCATGGCAGAGATTAAACATGAAGACAGACAAGGAGTTCAGCTAAA ATATTCCCATGTGTCCCCTTTGGAACTTGACAAGTTTCTGGAGGATGTAAA GAATGGGATTTACCCCTTGATGAACTTTGCCTCATCTCGGCCTCACCCCGTCCCTCGCGCCCTCTCCTTGTCTCAGGAGCAGGTTGAGACAGTCAAGACGCCAACTCCTGAACCCCAGGAGACGGAGACGAGGAAG GTTATTCAGATGCACTGTAATTTGGAGTCAAATGAAGAAGGAACCAAAACCCAT CTGTCTTTATTTCTGAAGATGGATGATAAACTTCATCGGCAGCTTAGCTGTGACATCCTTCCAA CTGACACCTCCAAAGACCTTGCCAGTGAACTTGTTCACTATGCCTTCATAAATGAG gaggacagtgagaaggTTGCGGGGTTTTTGGAGGACGCCATCAGTCGACACCGGGTCCGAGCGCTCGTCTCTGGGAGCACACAGTGA
- the nrbp2b gene encoding nuclear receptor-binding protein 2b isoform X2 translates to MTMSVPERKSGSEGKEEESEDESEILEESPCGRWQKRKEQVSQGNVPGVESASLAMDTEEGVEVVWNEVLFSDKKVFKAQEDKIKEMFENLMQVEHPNIVKFHKYWLDMKETHARVIFITEYMSSGSLKQFLKKTKKNHKTMNVKAWKRWCTQILSALSYLHSCDPPIIHGNLTCDTIFIQHNGLIKIGSVFPDASGKGRQHRDEQRNLHFFAPEYGAGEDDYSIDIFSFGICALEMAVLEIQANGDTAVSKEAIVNAGQSLEDPLMREFTQSCLRHEAKHRPTAHDLLFHRVLFEVHSLKLLAAHCLINNQYLLPENCVEEKTKSFDPNAVMAEIKHEDRQGVQLKYSHVSPLELDKFLEDVKNGIYPLMNFASSRPHPVPRALSLSQEQVETVKTPTPEPQETETRKVIQMHCNLESNEEGTKTHLSLFLKMDDKLHRQLSCDILPTDTSKDLASELVHYAFINEEDSEKVAGFLEDAISRHRVRALVSGSTQ, encoded by the exons GTGAGCCAAGGTAATGTCCCAGGTGTGGAAAGTGCATCTCTGGCCATGGACACAGAGGAGGGCGTGGAGGTGGTTTGGAACGAAGTGCTCTTCTCTGACAAGAAGGTCTTCAAAGCACAGGAG GATAAGATCAAGGAGATGTTTGAGAACCTGATGCAGGTTGAACACCCCAACATTGTCAAGTTCCACAAATACTGGCTGGACATGAAGGAGACTCATGCTCgt GTTATATTCATCACAGAATACATGTCATCGGGCAGTCTCAAGCAGTTTCTGAAGAAAACCAAGAAGAACCACAAGACTATGAATGTGAAG GCCTGGAAGAGGTGGTGCACCCAGATTCTCTCTGCCCTCAG TTATCTGCACTCTTGTGACCCACCAATAATCCATGGCAACCTGACGTGCGACACCATCTTCATTCAGCACAACGGCCTCATCAAGATCGGCTCAG TGTTCCCAGATGCCAGTGGTAAAGGGAGGCAACATCGCGATGAGCAGAGGaatcttcatttttttgctCCAGAATATGGTG CTGGCGAAGATGATTATTCCATAGACATTTTCTCCTTTGGCATCTGTGCTCTAGAG ATGGCAGTACTGGAGATCCAGGCCAATGGAGATACTGCTGTGTCCAAGGAGGCCATCGTCAATGCAGGTCAATCTCTGGAAGACCCTCTCATGAGA GAGTTCACCCAGTCTTGTTTGCGTCACGAAGCCAAGCACCGTCCTACCGCTCATGACCTTCTGTTCCACCGAGTCCTTTTCGAGGTCCACTCCCTCAAACTGCTGGCCGCCCACTGCCTCATCAACAACCAGT ACTTACTTCCAGAGAACTGTGTAGAGGAGAAAACCAAGTCCTTTGACCCAAATGCTGTCATGGCAGAGATTAAACATGAAGACAGACAAGGAGTTCAGCTAAA ATATTCCCATGTGTCCCCTTTGGAACTTGACAAGTTTCTGGAGGATGTAAA GAATGGGATTTACCCCTTGATGAACTTTGCCTCATCTCGGCCTCACCCCGTCCCTCGCGCCCTCTCCTTGTCTCAGGAGCAGGTTGAGACAGTCAAGACGCCAACTCCTGAACCCCAGGAGACGGAGACGAGGAAG GTTATTCAGATGCACTGTAATTTGGAGTCAAATGAAGAAGGAACCAAAACCCAT CTGTCTTTATTTCTGAAGATGGATGATAAACTTCATCGGCAGCTTAGCTGTGACATCCTTCCAA CTGACACCTCCAAAGACCTTGCCAGTGAACTTGTTCACTATGCCTTCATAAATGAG gaggacagtgagaaggTTGCGGGGTTTTTGGAGGACGCCATCAGTCGACACCGGGTCCGAGCGCTCGTCTCTGGGAGCACACAGTGA